A part of Desulfofundulus salinus genomic DNA contains:
- a CDS encoding lytic transglycosylase domain-containing protein, whose product MIKKLVAAVVIGATLHTGAGVAAAAPSQINCADLKPARVVAVDCSALGVSQVDPPKVNTRETRLSYFPELSRGITIRPIITRLAEDVHNLIEWAAQKVGLSSSLLRAVARAESGGNHRAVSPSGAVGIMQLMPSTARALGVNPYDPRENVLGGAMYLKRQLDRYQGNLPLALAAYNAGPGAVDRYGGVPPYRETRNYVATVMGLLGR is encoded by the coding sequence TAATCGGGGCCACTTTGCATACAGGCGCGGGGGTAGCAGCTGCTGCCCCCAGCCAGATCAACTGTGCAGACCTCAAACCGGCCCGTGTCGTGGCTGTAGACTGTTCCGCCCTGGGTGTTTCACAGGTGGATCCCCCCAAGGTGAACACCCGGGAAACCAGGCTATCTTATTTCCCCGAGCTATCCCGGGGGATAACCATCCGGCCAATCATAACTCGGCTTGCGGAAGATGTGCATAACCTCATCGAGTGGGCCGCACAAAAGGTAGGCTTGTCCTCATCACTGCTGAGGGCCGTAGCCCGGGCCGAATCCGGGGGGAACCACCGCGCCGTATCCCCGTCCGGGGCGGTGGGCATCATGCAGCTCATGCCCTCCACGGCCCGGGCCCTGGGGGTTAACCCTTACGACCCCCGGGAAAACGTCCTGGGAGGGGCGATGTACTTAAAGCGGCAACTGGACCGCTACCAGGGTAACCTGCCCCTGGCCCTGGCCGCGTACAACGCCGGTCCCGGGGCGGTAGACAGGTACGGGGGGGTACCTCCATACCGGGAAACCAGAAATTACGTGGCCACGGTGATGGGCCTTTTGGGGAGGTAA
- a CDS encoding fibronectin type III domain-containing protein — MYQTRMIFRLVYLLEILVCVCLCLALAVAAHAEPTPVEVVNPVTISPPLPPAAPAEVTVSGVTDTEATISWSPVPYATQYSVWVDGQRWTGSTSPGVTIQGLQPSMTYTVYVTAANESGESGPSASVSFTTMPPVPTAPEKPVVTKVTDNTATVQWHPLPPDQHIQAYRVYVDGKAVADVQPQEGMQAAELTNLKPGIHTVAVSGLNANKEGPQSPAVSFTVQAVTAPTGLQMVNHSHDTIWLQWDKVSGSEKYEIYVGEQLAGTTDQTSYTLTGLQPDQEYQVSLIAVLPDGNRSQPATLQVKTLPVPEAITLSGLKERIFPYVNDAIPALVAVFAVGAAFAIARMARVPFSPFSWRV, encoded by the coding sequence ATGTATCAAACCAGGATGATATTTCGTCTTGTGTACCTGCTGGAAATTCTGGTCTGTGTGTGCCTTTGCCTGGCCCTGGCCGTGGCCGCCCACGCCGAGCCGACCCCGGTAGAAGTTGTCAACCCCGTGACTATAAGCCCTCCACTTCCACCGGCGGCCCCTGCGGAAGTAACCGTTTCCGGGGTGACCGATACTGAAGCCACAATTTCCTGGTCCCCGGTACCTTACGCAACCCAGTATTCCGTTTGGGTGGACGGCCAGCGGTGGACGGGGAGCACTTCCCCGGGAGTAACCATCCAGGGTCTGCAACCCAGCATGACCTATACGGTTTATGTCACTGCGGCCAACGAGAGCGGGGAAAGCGGACCGTCAGCTTCCGTCAGCTTTACCACCATGCCCCCGGTTCCCACAGCCCCGGAGAAACCCGTGGTTACGAAGGTAACCGACAATACGGCAACGGTGCAGTGGCACCCCCTGCCTCCGGACCAGCACATCCAGGCTTATCGGGTTTACGTGGACGGTAAGGCCGTGGCCGATGTGCAACCGCAGGAAGGGATGCAGGCTGCCGAGTTGACCAACCTGAAACCGGGAATCCATACAGTGGCTGTCAGTGGTTTAAATGCCAACAAAGAAGGCCCTCAATCACCGGCTGTAAGTTTTACCGTCCAGGCCGTAACTGCTCCCACCGGCCTGCAAATGGTCAACCACTCCCACGACACCATCTGGCTGCAGTGGGATAAGGTTTCGGGATCTGAAAAGTATGAGATCTACGTGGGGGAACAACTCGCAGGAACAACTGACCAGACGAGCTATACCCTGACCGGCCTCCAGCCGGATCAGGAATACCAGGTATCTCTAATAGCCGTCCTCCCTGACGGCAACAGGAGCCAGCCGGCAACGTTGCAGGTAAAAACACTGCCGGTCCCCGAGGCCATAACTTTATCCGGGCTGAAGGAACGTATTTTCCCTTACGTGAATGATGCCATACCCGCCCTGGTGGCGGTCTTTGCAGTGGGGGCTGCTTTCGCCATAGCGCGTATGGCCAGGGTGCCGTTCTCGCCGTTCTCCTGGAGGGTTTAA
- a CDS encoding lytic transglycosylase domain-containing protein, which yields MRVLAVFLALLPALIFLPSPALAVPTPPDYMIPYFQQAASETGVDYNLLVSVGYCESGFNPNAVSSAGAIGVMQLLPSTATAFGASDPRDPQQNIMAGARYLKYLLDRYKGDVELALAAYNAGPGNVDKYGGIPPFRETRDYVKKVMATAGLTYEERSYGVFQRIVDTFFNPIINILVSVRDRLDYVSQVAARGLNLDYFLGPVMMLGPQWKVLIVSIVASAFLLLTVLVARKGYGIYLALKEGVKWW from the coding sequence GTGAGGGTTCTTGCAGTTTTCCTTGCACTCCTGCCCGCCCTTATCTTTCTCCCCTCTCCGGCCCTGGCCGTTCCCACCCCTCCCGACTACATGATCCCCTACTTCCAGCAGGCCGCCAGCGAAACAGGGGTGGATTACAACCTGCTTGTTTCGGTGGGGTACTGTGAAAGTGGCTTCAACCCCAACGCGGTATCCAGTGCAGGGGCCATAGGGGTAATGCAGCTCTTGCCTTCTACTGCGACTGCATTTGGGGCAAGCGATCCCCGGGACCCCCAGCAGAACATCATGGCAGGGGCCAGATACCTGAAGTACCTGCTAGACCGCTACAAAGGGGACGTTGAACTTGCCCTGGCCGCCTACAACGCGGGCCCGGGCAACGTGGACAAGTACGGGGGTATTCCCCCCTTCCGCGAAACAAGGGATTACGTGAAAAAAGTCATGGCTACTGCCGGCCTGACATACGAAGAGAGGTCATACGGCGTGTTTCAGCGGATAGTAGACACTTTCTTTAACCCCATCATCAACATCCTGGTTTCGGTGAGGGATCGCCTGGATTACGTCTCCCAGGTGGCCGCCCGGGGGTTGAACCTGGATTACTTTTTAGGGCCTGTGATGATGCTCGGGCCGCAGTGGAAGGTGTTAATTGTCTCAATAGTGGCAAGTGCTTTCCTGCTGCTGACCGTCCTGGTGGCCAGAAAAGGGTACGGGATTTACCTGGCGCTAAAGGAGGGGGTTAAGTGGTGGTAA